The Calypte anna isolate BGI_N300 chromosome 9, bCalAnn1_v1.p, whole genome shotgun sequence sequence taaatttattttgagttgattttaaaaggatactaacccctctttttctttttgttttccttgtgtaGGACATGCATCACCTGGAGGAAGAGCTGACATGTTCCATTTGCTACAGCATATTTGAAGATCCCCGTGTCCTGCCTTGTTCCCACACTTTCTGTAGGAATTGCCTGGACGGTGTTCTTGGCGTGTCCATCAACGTCTCCATCTGGAGATCCTTGAGGCTTCCTCTCAAGTGCCCAAACTGCAGGACTCTTGTTGAAATCCCTGCTGCTGGTCCTGAAGCTTTGCCTGTCAACTTTGCCTTGAAAGCCATCATTGAAAAATACCACCAGGAAGATCACTCAGATGTTGCAACCTGCAGTGAACACCACAGGCAACCCCTGAACGTTTACTGTCTGCTGGACAGAAAGTTGGTGTGTGGCCACTGCCTTACCATAGGGAAACACAACGGGCACCCCATAGATGACCTCCAAAGTgcctacaaaaaagaaaaggagacttCTGGAAAGCTTCTGGAGCAGCTGACAGATAAACACTGGACGGATGTGTGTTTGCTGATTGAAAAGCTGGAAGAGCAGAAGTCCCAGTGTGAAAGCATTGTGCAGGATGATAGAAAAGTACTAGTGCAGTATTTTTGGAAACTTTTTGATACATTGGAGCACAAAAAACAAGCGCTGCTGACTGCTCTGGATGAAACTAACAGCCACATTTTAGAAGAATATGAGCCTCTCATTGagaagttgaaaaaaatcagggaagaGCAGCTGGAATTAATGTCACTGAATACTTCTGTTCAAAAAGAGGAGTCTCCCCTTGTTTTCCTTGAGAAGGTGAATGATCTGCAGCAACGGATAACGGCTCTGAAACAGAAGCAACTGCCAGAGGTCAAGCCCATGGAGATTTACCCAAGGATTGGGAACCTCTTGAAAGATGTGTGGTCTAAAACTGAAATTGGGCAGATCAACAAGATCCTCactccaaaaataaaactgattgCAAAAAGGAAGTTACACAACAAAGGCagtagaaaggaagaaagagaatcTAAAGAACTCCATCAGGCTGTAAATCCTTTAGCAGGCCTGCTtctttttataataataatggtAACTGTGATTTCATTTCACAAACAGGCAGCATCAGTTGTACTCCAAGCTACTCCTGCTTATATCTCAGAATTCTTGCTCCTTATTTATCAAGATTTTTGCACCCATTTGCAGAATGTAGTGGATGTGGTGTGCCATACAGTTAATTCACTGATGGAGTTTCTAGGGAGAattgtttctctcttcctcttacAACATTTCAATTAAAAGTTAGTGTAGGAATCCCCAGGGTATTTTAGTTTGAGTTCTACTTAAAAGCCTGGTGAAGTTCTTCtacttttcctttcaatttaCATATCTTTCCATTTCCTGTATTGTGTTGGTTTTCTCTTAGCTAACTCTCAGTTAACTGAGAAGATTTCCAAGAGAAGAATCTGGTCACATAATCTGGCAGGTAGGTAGGTGTTTGTCAGAAAGTGGAAGATACAATCAGTTTACAAATTATTGCCTGGAGTCCCATTTATAAAAACTCCTCCAGCAAtctaatacattttttctttttggtaacataatttttaaattcttttttttttttttttttttttttttaaacaaaagcacTACAAAATTAAAGGTTAAAAAACCAAAGTGGCTGCTTCTGGACAGGGCAGTCCCTAGCTCTGGTATACAAAAAACCTCCAATTTTGTGTTTTACTGACCTCTAAGTGAAGTTTAACCCAGACACCAGTGGGCTTTAGAGCTTCTATTCCTGGccctggttttcattttgttacAGTTTGATGACAtgatttcatatttattttttcaaagtttaaTAACTTTGTGTCTTCAATTCAGATGGTTCTCTGCACTCCACAGAGCAGTGTCTGTAGGAGGTCAGGTGAAATcctgtgccagctctgcacGAGTTGGGTGTCAGTCCAGTCTGGCAGGGAGCTCTCACTGCTTACTAAAATAAGCCCTGGACTTTTTGCTAAATCATTTTAATATGTAGTGAAAATCCATACATGTTGGAGTGAGTGGCAGAGCTCCCTCTGAACTTAGTGGTACAGGGATTTCAGATGTTGTCAAGTGTCCTAAAAACAGCTTGACAATGAATGTAAATTTATATTGagtttttcttacaaaaagaGGAGATCTTGACCTTGACATAGAGGAGACATGATAGAATTTTAATCTGCACTCCAGTGATCACACAAACACTGTTCAGTTCTTATCACTGAACAATTTAGCTACTCCAGGAGTGCTCAGGAGTGGAATCCCCAGTAAAAGCTGTTGCAGTCCTGTGGTTGTGACCAGGCTGATTGCAGGGAGTGTTGGGACCCCCTGCAAGTGTTGTAGTTCCACACAGTTGAGTTTACAACCCAAAAATGAGTATTCACCATGTCTGCTTGTGTATGACTtgagaaaaataacagcataTCCTGGCCCTTGTGCAAACCAAAACAGCTTTGCAGGCATAAGGGCAAAATCTTTGCTGCTTCAGGGAGAGCTGAGAGGGAGCCCAGTCCTCAGCTGTGATGCTGGGAGATTCCTCAAGCCTGAATAAACTCCTAATAACAATCCTGATGTCCTGATGGTGTTGTAATGTTACACCCCCAAGCTGagccaggcagctcctgtgcACTCCCCCCCTGCAGCAGTGCTCAGGGGGAGTGGGTTTGAAgaatttctctgtgtgttttctgtaatCTGTTAGAATGACAAAGGCAAATCCCCTGAATGCCACTGGTCAGGCTCTGAAATGGTGTTGAGGTGTGTCCTGGGAGTGGATAAATGCTGATGCAGTCATTCCTTGGTATAActgggggtttggttttctcttaAGCCCTGCTAAGAAGACTGTCTCTTGGCACACAAGTCTCTCACAACCCGATGCCAAGTGTTTGTCCACCACCACAAgagcctgggttttttttgacttacctttttattttcctgatttctAAAAACCTTACCAGTTTATAATGCAGGTTTATTTTTCAAGACTACAGTTTATAAACTGCCTTTATTTATCACCGATTGCAGCCTTTAGTACTTGTACTTGTAAGGCACTGTATATTTTAATACCTTTGAATACAAATAAAATCTATTCTTACAGTAGGATTGGCTGATTTCCTGACTGCACAGAACCTCTCCTGTGATCCTCAAGCCTGCTGACAGGATGGAGAAGTGAGGCTCACTggagcaggaccagggctggTCAGCAGTGCTCACTCAAGCTGCTTCATTTGCCTCCAAGCACACCAGTTTTTTTCACCATTGAACTTCAGGAAGACTCTCTAAGGTCCTGAGGTGGGTGGATGTGGATTTCAGGCCATTGGCctcctttatctttttaattttttgttttctgagagcACCTTAAGGTTCTGAGCAAAGTGATCTGATGGGAGGTTGTCCCTCTGTCTCATTGCATGGGGGTTGGAACATGATGATCTtaaagctcccttccaaccctgaagtTGTATGATTTTAAGGTCTGTGACTCTAGGTTGGTGCATAGAGGTGTTTGAGCTGGCAGGGTGACTGTGAAGGGGTTTGCTGGGCAGTGGTCCTCGTTTTCCTCTTCGCCCAACACTCCCTGAAGTCACCCAGCTGAgatgctgctccagctctgctctgtgccatCCTCTGTGTTGGATCCAAGTGTTGTGTGACAGAGGTGGaatttcaagaaaatgaaatcttctTACTGCATTTTATTTGAGGGTTTATTATAGGGTTTTATAAAAACCCTATAAAGGGTTTTTCTCCTGAACCACTTTTTTGAAACCTCAGTGTGTAATTCTCACTGCATGCATGTTTTTGGAGAGGAAGGGTGGTTGAAAAACAGAGATCCAATGGGAGGAGATTGGAGTTTCCAGGTTATCCCAGCATGTTTTATAGCCAGGTATCCAGTGCCCATAGATGGGTTTTGTAGCTTCAGCTTGAGATGTGAGAACCAAagctgtgtggggctgagcAGTGCTTTGCATTCTGGTGTTCTCAGACTGCCCCCATGTAACACTGAGATCTTTCTAACCAGAATTTAGGCAGAATCACTTCAATCCCTGTATGTAAAGTTTCCACttgtcagtattttaaataattctaaaatGTTTCATGTTAAAGTGAAAGCATCTCTCCAGTCCCCCCTCCCTTCAGCTTTCCAGCCAAGCTCCCTGGTGAGGCTGTGCCCGGGGCTGGATCCATGGCTCAGGATTTAGCTGGATGTGTCACTGCCCACCTTAGGACTATGGCAACAAACACAGGATCAACTCAGCCTGATTTTTGGGGTAAACCCCAAAATTTTTGGTCTTAAGTTGATGGTAGAAGCGAGGGGATGGTATTTAGTGTGTTAATAAAGCCTGAGTGTACAACGTGGCCAGGGCTtgagagagggaagagctggccctgcaggagctgagaggGAAGGAACTGAAGAGGAGCTTCCAAAACGGAACCAATTCATTACAAAATGGCCACAAACATCTCATTCCCAGACTCTGCTGAGTTACACAGCCTCCTAACATACGTGTCAATTATTTTGTATCCTGACTTGACTTGCTGGAACTCATATAATGAAGTGTTACAGGACACTGATGGCACTTAAATGCAATTTGCTGACTTTATTatatacagtaaaaaaaccagGCTTTTAAAACTAAAGGCAGAACCCCAGCACTGATACTGAGCTTACCCAGGGAATGTTCAAATGCAGTAACACAATCtgagagttgtttttttttaaatgcagtacATATAATTAAGATCTATagacagaattaaaaacaacaaaacaattgATTGGTTTTATTAAAAGgctcaaataataataattataatcccaaatacagaacaaatacaaaataacagTAAACAGCAGCATTGAGAATGGAAGCTTATTCCACCCTATTCTGAGTTTCACCACACCCTAGAGTGCCAAGTTCAGCCAGTCCTTTAGCTGCAAtaattttggggtttgttgCCACACATTTGGTGACATTGTGAGTCTTAAAAATCCCAATTAATCTGTCTGCAATCTCAAACATGTTGTTTCGTAAGGAGATGATGATGAATTGTGCATTTTTGGTTTGCTCCTGAAACAGAAGTGACAATTATTAGCTCAGAATCCCAACAACACTTGGTCCTTGTATAAGCTTTAAACCCAAAACACCTGGCAGGGTGAGGAacacagcagggctggtggcacttCAGAGCCCCAGTGCAAAAGAAGAGTGCTAGAAGAGCTAGGAGTTGCATTTAAGAGCTCAATACATTGAGTTTTAAATGTGTTTGGTCTACCCTGAAGTTGAAATCAAACTCTTTGCTCTACCAAATCCCCCCTGGGGTGTTGTGGACCCACACCTGGTGAAAAGAGAGGCATCACTGAAGCAAAGCTTCAAACTGCTTTTGCAGGCAGGTGTCTTCAAAGTGTTAAAAGTACTAAGTAGTTAATCATAATTTTTGTTCCCCAAACTGGTGAGTATACtgcaaataattctgaaaacttGAACTGCAGCAATGTAAATGTTTGCATAACTTCAATCTGGTGATGACAGAATATTTAAAGGCATGAAGAAAACCACTAATAAAGACAGATCAGAGCAGCCTGTGGGCAACAGCTCATGGTAATGAGATGGAAGTAAGAAACCAAGGAACCATGGCCCCACCAGAGAATAAAACAGTGAGCTTGGACACATAAAAACAAGAGTTAATTAAGTTACTGTATCTCAGGTCAATGCATCTGATTATTCTGGGGAAAGTATCCATGAAGAGGAAGCAGCAGTAGCAGATCCATGGAAAGGTGGCACCTTTGGCAACCCCTTTAGCTTTTGAAACTGTAGGACTAAGATTTGGAGAAAAAACCTTGTCAATTCTATTAGTTGCCTCATTTCAGGAAAGCATCAAACTCAGCAGCTTagaaaaaaactgcagaatGCAGCATTCTAAGCACCTTTCTGGAAATCTGCTTAGTACATACTTTCCACTCAGTTATTTGAAAATACTCTCATTCCAGATTGTTAAATCAGGCCATAATTGCATTAGTACTTAGTCTTTTctggattaaaagaaaaatatgttagaAAAATACTATAGTAGTTACCATGAAATACTTACATAGATGTAGTAGGCTACAATAGACACATTTTTGAAGTCAAGTGCTGCATCAATCTCATCCATAAAATAAAGTGGTGTTGGTTTGTAATGATGAAGAGCAAAAACTAATGCCAGGGAACTAAGTGTCTTCTCTCCTCCTGACAAGTTAAAGATCttcttccagcttttctttGGGGGCCgaacactgaaagaaatgagAGTTGGTGTCTTATTTCTGTGGGGGATTAGGGGCAGTATGTCCTGGTGAAAGGCACAAGACAGGAGGGAATTCTTGGAAGACACAAAGCAGCTTGGCTGAGGCCACAGATGAGCTGCTTGATACTCTTAGATCTGCAGAGTGGGGAGGTAGGGAAGGGAATTATTTCTGTTGCCTGAGGAGTAGCTGAGCTCTGCCTGAACTCAAGATACTGTAACACTCAGCTCTTCACACTATATCCTACTCCTCAGTAACTGATACACTCTTAAGAGCATTTCTGACAGAGCAATCTCCAGTTACCAGAGTGATTGACGTGACTCCCTGGGCAGAATGAAAtcatttggaaggaaaaaaccctgagaAATGAACTTCAGCAAAGTCCAAGCTTTCTTGCTGCTGTTAGTGACtccatttctccaggagaaATGAATCTCTTCGTTACCCAATGCTAAAAACTTGTGGCTTCTGTCAGAATCTTGCCAACACTTGCCAAGGGGAAGGAGTGTCTTGGTTAGCTCCTGATCCATTAAAATGTACTTAAAAAGCAGGCTGGAAAAAAGGACACAACAATTAAGCAATAATACAAAGTATTTTGACAAACCTAAACACGATTCCTTCAGAGAAGGGATCCAGACTGTCCACGAGTTCTAGTTCAGCATCCCCTCCCAAGGTCAGCATCTGGTagttttccttcagtttatTTGTTATTACATTGAATCCTGCCATAAATTCATTTAGCCTTTGTTTCCTAAGATCTTCAAAAGCTCTTCTGAAGTTGTCTCTCTCAGTGGTAATTTCATCCAGTTCAGTCACACGTTTCAAGTATAGCTCTTCCtgttgaataaaaaaaacaaccaaacccagtGCAGTTAAATGAGCTGCCTCCTTAATTTaggttttaaaccatttcccctgctatttgaaaaattgtttttcccaAGCTGGCTAAGAGCCttgaaagagaagaataaaagaaaaccatcttttttctcatctttatgCTCTGTGTTGCTGATCTCTCTATACTAGAaaacttgtattaaaaaaaaaattaaaattgaattgATTGACTAATCCAATATTACTGAAGGGAATACaatgaggagaaagaaatcCTGGTGTTGTTGTGTATGTCTAGAATAGCTGACTAAATAAAAACAGCTTCACAGCAGAAAGCTGTCCTCACCTGCTATGGATGGTACCAACTATAAAAGGTATAGGGAAGCTCCTAGGCATTAATTACCTTTCCAAGCTAATTAATAGTCAGGAGGCAACAGCCtggcctggagaggagaaaactcAAGAGTCTGAGTTTCCAAGAGGAGGGAAGTGAAGAACAGGACCATTCCAGGAGCATTGAAGCCATCACCTGAAGGACAACAAGCAGGTGGCCTCCCTCCTTCAGAGGCACAACATGGACCCTACAGACCCAAGCCCTGAAGCCAGATGTGcccagaggctgaggggaaggggtgttccctgtccctgcccccaCAGGAGCAGCCACACAAACCCCTGGCACCCCCAAGGCTGCTGACACTGACCTTCTTCTTGTATTCTGCAATGGAGCCCAGGTTGGGTTTCATCTCGTGACACTGGGCTTCCAGGAGAGCAATCTGGTTAGTGATAACATTGGGATCCTTGATGGCTTCAAGCTCTTCCTCACTCAGTACTGGAAATTCTTCAGCTGGTTTATCATCTATGGGGTGCAGGGTGATTTTTGATACCTGGAATGCAAAACCACTTGTTAGAAATCCTTAAAGATCACCTTAGTTACCACATGGAGATGTTTCTAAAACATCTTTTCTGTATTGGTACACACTGAAGCTTTCATCTCAAGGATTCTGCACAGAActccctttaaaaataagatgtgAAAAAGACAACAAATATCCTTTTACCTTTTCACCTGCTATTCTGTTCCTGAAAATTACATACATAGAAAGGCACTTTGAGGTACCAAAGGGACTACAGAGTTCTGGGTGAAGTGCTTTCCAGGAGATCTTCCTTGAAAAGGTAGAAgctaaataatttaattcattaCTCATCCATAACCTTGTGTGTACACAGAAAGTTAAGACTCTGAAAGGCCattttttggtcatttttttaCAGCACAAACACAAATATGAATTTCCTCCCAGACTTCCCTGTTTCCTAACTCCATGTCAGCATATTTTGAGATCTCACAGTTCAACTTTTAGGAACCAAACTCCTTCCCTACCTCTTTCTGCCAGTATTTAATCTTTGACTGGTGTGCAGAGATGTGACTATCAATTTGTTCAATTTTCAGCTTAATATTAAGAGCTTCCTTTTGAAGTGCATGTTCATCATCCTGAATAGTTTGAATCTCTTGGAGTAAACCACGATGCTCCTCCTGAACTTCTGGCAACGTTTCCTAAAGAGAAATGACCAAAAAAAGTGCATTAATCAGTTGCCTACAAAAATGCTGCCAGGTTTTTGAGGTATAGATTTGTTTTCACTCTATTATTTGCAGATCTTACTCTCCACAATGtgaacaaatatatttatgttattttattgaGCTTAACCTGGTCCCTGAAGTCTGGAATGACTGAAAATATGCTGCAGTTTATATTTTCATTCCAGCTCTGGATTAAATGAGTCCCACACTCGGATGCTTTTAGCTAAAAGGCAGTTTTAGAGATAGATAGTTTTGAAGAAACAGCTTTATTTGGAAGAATTTCAGCTGTCCTGGTTGTTTTCACTCTCTCATACATAAATCTAGGAGAAGAAACTAAAGTCCCACATAACTGGataaaacctatttttaaaCAAGGATTTTAAAACCAATCATTTATTTGGGGAAACTCAAAAGTTTTTTGCTTCACTTCAGgtaagtataaaaaaaaaattacaccatTCCTTTTGCCATCATGTAATGTCACAACAAAATGTGCAGAAGAGACAGCTGTAACTAGGATATAATAATGAGGTGAAACCCCTCATCCTGCTTTAACCTGAGGAACATTTTTAGcctaattttttcccccagcacccAATCTCTAAAGGACAAACTATTATCTAAAATGTCCTTCACAGGCTGCTGTGTAGGAACTCCATGAACATGAGGCTTACTTCAGCTTGCTTGCAGTTGTTTATAACCTCAGTAGCTTTGTCTTCCAGTGTAGTCAGTTCTTGTGTTAAGTCtttaatttccttctcattctccttaatttccttctctgtccGAAGAAGTGAgtcttcagattttttcaggtttctgagTGGACACAGAGATGTTTTTATACCTCACAGGAGTGCAAATATGACATAAAATTATCTATTAACACAACCTTGAAGATTGCTCAATAGCTACTGGCAACCAGCTAGGAAGTGCTGATTTATGGAAGGGCTTTCCCAAGTAAAACAAAGTTGTCTTCCTTCAACATATAGCACAGACAGCCCTCACCAAATGACTTAATTTCTTCCCTCAGTTCTGACATTTGTTCCAAGGATTCATTATGCATTGCTAAgataacataaaaaaatatatatatcacatTTTATTCCCTGACATGTCTCATAATCAAATTAGTCCCTTCAGATTTGAGCTGCTCCCCTGCACAGTAATTAAGTGCTAATTTGAGTCTTCATCCTGAAATCCTGCATTTTGGTGATAGGCAAAACATCAGCAGGAAAACACTGATTAAAGATGACTTTTAAACTGCCTGTTAGGAACTTTggaattttatttccctttatcTCCTCGACACAAGCAACATGAGACATGaactgaaaatgcagattttaagaTAAGGGGATTTCTAAGTATGGGGACTGGTGGCAGCAGGGCCAAAGACAGAGCTGAGGTGACTCCCTGGTCACCTTTCACTGTCAGTGCTCTGACC is a genomic window containing:
- the TRIM59 gene encoding tripartite motif-containing protein 59 isoform X2, translated to MHHLEEELTCSICYSIFEDPRVLPCSHTFCRNCLDGVLGVSINVSIWRSLRLPLKCPNCRTLVEIPAAGPEALPVNFALKAIIEKYHQEDHSDVATCSEHHRQPLNVYCLLDRKLVCGHCLTIGKHNGHPIDDLQSAYKKEKETSGKLLEQLTDKHWTDVCLLIEKLEEQKSQCESIVQDDRKVLVQYFWKLFDTLEHKKQALLTALDETNSHILEEYEPLIEKLKKIREEQLELMSLNTSVQKEESPLVFLEKVNDLQQRITALKQKQLPEVKPMEIYPRIGNLLKDVWSKTEIGQINKILTPKIKLIAKRKLHNKGSRKEERESKELHQAVNPLAGLLLFIIIMVTVISFHKQAASVVLQATPAYISEFLLLIYQDFCTHLQNVVDVVCHTVNSLMEFLGRIVSLFLLQHFN
- the TRIM59 gene encoding tripartite motif-containing protein 59 isoform X1, with the protein product MVSKAEGNQWMCYKEKWGLAFCLQVKKWDMHHLEEELTCSICYSIFEDPRVLPCSHTFCRNCLDGVLGVSINVSIWRSLRLPLKCPNCRTLVEIPAAGPEALPVNFALKAIIEKYHQEDHSDVATCSEHHRQPLNVYCLLDRKLVCGHCLTIGKHNGHPIDDLQSAYKKEKETSGKLLEQLTDKHWTDVCLLIEKLEEQKSQCESIVQDDRKVLVQYFWKLFDTLEHKKQALLTALDETNSHILEEYEPLIEKLKKIREEQLELMSLNTSVQKEESPLVFLEKVNDLQQRITALKQKQLPEVKPMEIYPRIGNLLKDVWSKTEIGQINKILTPKIKLIAKRKLHNKGSRKEERESKELHQAVNPLAGLLLFIIIMVTVISFHKQAASVVLQATPAYISEFLLLIYQDFCTHLQNVVDVVCHTVNSLMEFLGRIVSLFLLQHFN